A portion of the Bradysia coprophila strain Holo2 unplaced genomic scaffold, BU_Bcop_v1 contig_297, whole genome shotgun sequence genome contains these proteins:
- the LOC119079119 gene encoding uncharacterized protein LOC119079119 — translation MNTDDLSNISDCQDVGDDLYEELSQAVELSNISHDDYAHLLDEIIPADDLSNISGSHDDGADSSKEIVQAGDRSNISSCHDDGVDLYEETDQADDLSNISATHDDGADSFKETVQAGDLSNISGCRDDGADSSKEIVQLDNGFSEPERSVDDVGDKNCDKENEEKLIRVADAKKLQLKLIDQFMNENDGASVETKTFNTRWEELVRELNLLGPPPLTETQWR, via the exons ATGAACACTGACGACCTTTCAAACATAAGTGACTGTCAAGACGTTGGTGACGATTTATACGAGGAGCTTAGCCAAGCTGTCGAACTTTCAAACATAAGTCACGACGATTATGCTCATTTATTGGATGAGATTATCCCAGCTGACGACCTTTCAAACATAAGTGGCAGTCACGACGATGGTGCTGATTCATCCAAGGAGATTGTCCAAGCTGGCGACCGTTCAAACATAAGTAGCTGTCACGACGATGGGGTTGATTTATACGAGGAGACTGACCAAGCTGACGACCTTTCAAACATAAGTGCCACTCACGACGATGGTGCCGATTCATTCAAGGAGACTGTCCAAGCTGGCGATCTTTCAAACATAAGTGGCTGTCGCGACGATGGTGCTGATTCATCTAAGGAGATTGTTCAACTAGATAATGGTTTTAGTGAACCCGAACGATCTGTTGATGACGTCGGCGACAAAAACTGTGACAAGGAAAATGAGGAAAAACTAATCCGTGTGGCCGACGCGAAAAAGcttcaattgaaattaatcGATCAATTTATGAACG AAAACGATGGAGCATCCGTTGAGACGAAAACATTCAATACACGTTGGGAAGAATTGGTTCGCGAATTGAATTTACTTGGACCCCCTCCTTTAACCGAGACACAATGGAGATAA
- the LOC119079020 gene encoding chromatin-remodeling complex ATPase chain Iswi-like has translation MSKEDDENYEQIDVNENSNGSSLETGSSNEKETDFESKIETDRSKRFDYLLKQTEIFTHFMTNSSPKGTHKGRAGRPKKANKDITTSTDVADHRHRKTEQEEDEELLAEENSGVAKSLFRFEESPNYIKGGEMRDYQIRGLNWMISLYENGINGILADEMGLGKTLQTISLLGYLKNFKNNAGPHIVIVPKSTLQNWLNEFEKWCPSIKAVCLIGDQETRNQFIREVLMPGDWDVCITSYEMCIREKAVFKKFNWRYMVIDEAHRIKNEKSKLSEILREFKTANRLLLTGTPLQNNLHELWSLLNFLLPDVFNSSDDFDSWFNTNQCLGDDSLIVRLHAVLKPFLLRRLKSEVEKRLKPKKEVKIFVGLSKMQREWYTKILMKDIDIVNGAGKMEKMRLQNILVQLRKCTNHPYLFDGAEPGPPYTTDTHLVNNCGKLVILDKLLPKLQEQGSRVLIFSQMTRMLDILEDYCLWRQYHYCRLDGKTPHEDRNRQIAEYNAENSSKFVFMLSTRAGGLGINLYTADVVIIYDSDWNPQMDLQAMDRAHRIGQKKQVRVFRFITENTVEEKIVERAEVKLRLDKLVIQQGKLVDNKTAQLNKDEILNMIRFGANHVFASKDSDITEADIDTILQRGEEKTLEQQQKLEELGESSLRNFTVDAPQKPSVYQFEGEDYREKQKVNLGNWIEPPKRERKANYAVDAYFREALRVSEPKAPKAPRPPKQSIVQDFQFFPPRLFELLDQEIYYYRKTLNYKVPKNPELGSEATKIQREEQRKIDDAEPLSHDEIIEKESLLVQGFNNWTKRDFNQFIKANEKFGRDDIEHIAKEVEGKSPEEVMEYSAVFWERCHELQDVERIMAQIERGEAKIQRRSSIKRALDGKMSRYRAPFHQLRITYGNNKGKNYTEEEDRFLVCVLHKLGFDKENVYEELRSAVRYAPQFRFDWFLKSRTALELQRRCNTLITLIERENQEMEEKDRLDKKKKTPKASSVGVLTNSTQQKSNQKRKSDAVAVDSKAKKRKKNF, from the exons ATGTCGAAAGAAGACGACGAAAACTACGAACAAATCGACGTCAACGAAAATTCG AATGGATCATCGCTGGAAACGGGTTCGTCCAACGAAAAGGAAACGGATTTCGAAAGCAAAATCGAAACGGACCGTAGCAAACGGTTCGACTACTTGCTGAAACAGACTgaaattttcacacatttcaTGACCAACTCGTCACCGAAGGGCACGCATAAGGGCAGAGCTGGACGACCGAAGAAAGCTAATAAAGACATAACGACATCGACAGATGTGGCTGA CCACCGTCACCGCAAAACCGAACAGGAAGAAGATGAAGAACTCTTGGCTGAAGAGAATTCCGGCGTGGCAAAATCATTGTTCCGCTTCGAGGAATCACCAAACTATATCAAAGGCGGTGAAATGAGAGACTACCAAATACGTGGCTTAAACTGGATGATTTCGCTGTACGAAAACGGAATCAACGGAATATTGGCTGACGAAATGGGTCTGGGGAAGACGCTGCAGACCATTTCGCTGCTGGGCTACCTGAAGAATTTCAA AAACAATGCCGGACCGCACATAGTCATCGTACCGAAGTCAACGCTCCAGAATTGGTTAAACGAATTCGAGAAATGGTGTCCGTCAATAAAGGCAGTGTGCCTGATTGGGGACCAGGAAACGCGTAATCAATTCATCCGGGAAGTGCTGATGCCAGGCGATTGGGACGTATGCATCACATCGTACGAAATGTGCATTCGAGAGAAGGCCGTTTTCAAGAAGTTCAACTGGCGCTACATGGTCATCGACGAGGCGCATcgcatcaaaaatgaaaagtcaaaaTTGTCGGAAATCTTACGTGAATTCAAAACGGCGAATCGGCTACTGCTCACCGGCACACCGTTGCAAAATAATCTGCACGAGTTGTGGTCACTGTTGAACTTCCTGCTGCCGGATGTGTTCAATAGTTCCGACGATTTCGATTCTTGGTTCAATACGAACCAGTGCCTGGGCGATGACAGTTTGATCGTACGATTGCATGCCGTGTTGAAGCCGTTCTTGTTGCGACGATTGAAATCTGAGGTGGAGAAACGGCTGAAACCGAAAAAGGAGGTGAAAATTTTCGTCGGCCTATCGAAAATGCAACGCGAGTGGTACACGAAAATCCTGATGAAGGACATTGACATTGTGAACGGTGCCGGCAAGATGGAAAAAATGCGACTGCAAAACATCCTGGTGCAGCTGAGGAAATGCACCAATCATCCGTATCTGTTCGATGGTGCAGAACCAGGACCGCCATACACCACCGACACACATTTAGTTAACAATTGCGGCAAATTGGTCATTTTGGACAAACTGCTGCCGAAGCTGCAAGAGCAAGGTTCCCGTGTGTTGATATTCAGTCAAATGACCCGCATGCTGGACATCTTGGAAGATTACTGTCTGTGGCGTCAATATCACTACTGTCGTCTGGATGGTAAAACGCCGCACGAGGACCGGAACCGTCAGATCGCCGAATACAATGCCGAAAATAGCTCAAAGTTTGTTTTCATGTTATCCACTCGGGCCGGTGGTTTGGGAATCAATTTGTACACGGCCGACGTGGTTATCATCTACGATTCCGATTGGAATCCACAAATGGATTTGCAGGCAATGGATCGTGCCCATCGAATCGGTCAGAAGAAGCAGGTGCGAGTGTTTCGATTTATCACGGAAAATACTGTCGAAGAGAAGATTGTCGAACGGGCGGAAGTGAAATTGCGACTGGACAAATTGGTCATACAGCAGGGCAAATTGGTCGACAACAAAACGGCCCAACTGAACAaagatgaaattttgaatatgATCCGTTTCGGGGCCAATCATGTCTTTGCATCGAAGGACTCGG ATATAACCGAAGCGGACATTGACACCATCCTGCAAAGAGGCGAAGAAAAGACATTGGAGCAACAGCAAAAACTGGAGGAACTCGGTGAAAGTTCGTTGCGAAACTTTACCGTCGACGCTCCGCAAAAGCCATCCGTGTACCAGTTTGAGGGTGAAGATTATCGCGAGAAGCAAAAGGTCAACCTGGGCAACTGGATCGAACCGCCGAAACGGGAACGGAAAGCCAACTATGCTGTCGACGCATATTTCCGCGAAGCGTTGCGAGTCTCCGAACCGAAGGCACCAAAG GCACCGAGACCACCGAAACAGTCGATTGTGCaagactttcaatttttcccgCCCAGACTGTTTGAGTTGCTCGACCAGGAGATTTACTACTATCGCAAAACGTTGAACTACAAAGTGCCAAAGAATCCGGAATTGGGCAGTGAGGCGACAAAAATTCAGCGAGAAGAGCAGAGGAAAATTGATGATGCTGAACCGTTGTCTCATGACGAGATCATTGAGAAGGAATCGTTGTTGGTGCAAG GATTTAACAATTGGACGAAACGAGACTTCAATCAGTTCATAAAGGCCAACGAGAAGTTCGGCCGTGACGATATCGAACACATTGCAAAAGAGGTGGAAGGAAAGTCACCCGAAGAGGTGATGGAATACAGTGCAGTATTTTGGGAACGGTGCCATGAATTGCAAGATGTTGAACGAATTATGGCGCAAATTGAACGAGGCGAGGCAAAAATTCAACGACGTTCGTCCATCAAAAGGGCTTTGGATGGAAAG ATGTCCAGATACCGTGCACCATTCCATCAGCTGCGAATAACATACGGCAACAACAAGGGCAAAAACTACACCGAAGAAGAAGATCGTTTCCTCGTCTGTGTCTTGCACAAACTCGGCTTCGACAAAGAAAACGTCTACGAAGAACTCCGATCGGCCGTTCGATATGCACCGCAATTCCGTTTCGATTGGTTCCTGAAATCGCGCACTGCATTAGAACTGCAACGGCGCTGCAACACACTGATCACATTAATTGAGCGCGAGAACCAGGAAATGGAGGAGAAGGATCGATTggataagaagaagaaaacaccGAAGGCCAGTTCAGTTGGTGTGCTCACCAATTCTACGCAGCAAAAGTCGAATCAGAAGCGAAAATCGGATGCCGTAGCCGTGGACAGTAAGGCcaagaagagaaaaaagaatttttaa